A single genomic interval of Pseudomonas sp. FeN3W harbors:
- the mazG gene encoding nucleoside triphosphate pyrophosphohydrolase has product MYQLNDLLHLMARLRDPQHGCPWDLQQDYASIVPHTLEEAYEVADAIESGDFDHLPGELGDLLFQVVYYSQLAQEEGRFEFATVVDAITRKLIRRHPHVFPDGDLYGSPELPRLDETAIKQRWEEIKAEERAEKAAAPEQLSLLDDVPSALPALSRAAKLQKRAAQVGFDWPAALPVVDKVREELGEVLEAMSESDPQAIAEELGDLLFVVVNLARHLKVDPENALRAANGKFERRFRFIEQALRDAERPIENCDLEELDALWEKAKKQL; this is encoded by the coding sequence ATGTACCAACTCAACGACCTCCTGCACCTGATGGCCCGGCTGCGCGATCCGCAGCATGGTTGTCCGTGGGACCTGCAGCAGGACTACGCGAGCATCGTGCCGCACACATTGGAAGAAGCCTACGAGGTGGCCGATGCCATCGAGAGCGGCGACTTCGATCATCTGCCCGGTGAGCTGGGTGACCTGCTGTTCCAGGTCGTCTACTACAGCCAGCTGGCCCAGGAGGAAGGGCGCTTCGAGTTCGCCACGGTGGTCGATGCCATCACCCGCAAGCTGATCCGTCGCCATCCCCACGTGTTCCCTGATGGCGATCTGTATGGCTCGCCGGAGCTGCCGCGCCTCGATGAAACGGCGATCAAGCAGCGCTGGGAGGAGATCAAGGCCGAGGAGCGTGCCGAGAAAGCCGCCGCCCCCGAACAGCTGTCGCTGCTCGATGACGTGCCCAGCGCGCTGCCGGCGCTCAGCCGGGCCGCCAAGCTGCAGAAGCGCGCCGCCCAGGTCGGCTTCGACTGGCCCGCGGCATTGCCCGTGGTGGACAAGGTGCGCGAGGAGCTCGGCGAGGTACTGGAGGCGATGAGCGAGAGCGACCCGCAGGCCATCGCCGAAGAGTTGGGTGATCTGCTGTTCGTGGTGGTCAATCTGGCCCGCCACCTCAAGGTCGATCCGGAAAACGCCCTGCGTGCGGCCAACGGCAAGTTCGAGCGGCGCTTTCGCTTCATCGAGCAGGCCTTGCGCGACGCCGAGCGGCCCATCGAGAACTGCGATCTCGAGGAACTCGATGCGCTCTGGGAGAAGGCCAAGAAGCAGTTATAA
- the relA gene encoding GTP diphosphokinase has protein sequence MVQVRALQPINTDGSINLDGWLDHVLGMDPALDRAALKEACEFAREAEQQANAAQNLWSEGTSSYQIGLEIAEILADLKLDQDSLVAAVIYRGVREGKIQLADVNQRFGPVVAKLIEGVLRMAAISASLNPRESLVLGSQAQVENLRKMLVAMVDDVRVALIKLAERTCAIRAVKLADDEKRQRVAREVFDIYAPLAHRLGIGHIKWELEDLSFRYLEPEQYKQIAQLLHERRLDREQYIQNVVQQLKDELTATGIQPDIDGRAKHIYSIWRKMQKKGLQFSQIYDVRAVRVLVPEVRDCYTALGIVHTLWRHIPKEFDDYIANPKENGYRSLHTAVIGPEGKVLEVQIRTHAMHEEAELGVCAHWRYKGTDVNSGSDHYEEKIAWLRQVLEWHEELGDIGGLADQLRVDIEPDRVYVFTPDGHAIDLPKGATPLDFAYRVHTEIGHNCRGAKVNGRIVPLNYSLQTGEQVEIITSKHGSPSRDWLNPNLGYITTSRSRAKIVHWFKLQARDQNVAAGKALLERELGRLDLPPVDFDKLAEKTNLKNAEDMFAALGAGDLRLAHLINMAQQLVEPERGYDQLELIPRRSAPHKPGKRGDVQIQGVGNLLTQMAGCCQPLPGDPIVGYITLGRGVSIHRQDCPSVLQLAGREPERIIQVSWGPVPEKTYPVEIMIRAYDRAGLLRDISQMLLNERINVLSMNTRSNKEDSTAQMTLTIEIPGLNALGRLLSRISQLPNIIEAKRQRAT, from the coding sequence ATGGTACAGGTCAGAGCGCTTCAGCCGATCAATACGGACGGCAGTATCAACCTGGATGGCTGGCTCGATCATGTGCTGGGGATGGACCCGGCACTCGACCGCGCGGCTCTTAAGGAGGCCTGCGAGTTTGCCCGCGAGGCGGAACAGCAGGCCAATGCGGCGCAGAACCTCTGGAGTGAAGGCACCTCCAGCTACCAGATCGGCCTGGAGATCGCCGAGATCCTCGCCGACCTCAAGCTGGATCAGGACAGTCTGGTCGCAGCCGTCATCTATCGCGGCGTACGTGAAGGCAAGATCCAGCTCGCCGATGTGAACCAGCGCTTCGGTCCGGTGGTGGCCAAGTTGATCGAAGGCGTGCTGCGCATGGCGGCGATCAGCGCCAGTCTCAATCCCCGCGAATCCCTCGTACTCGGTTCCCAGGCGCAGGTGGAAAACCTGCGCAAGATGCTGGTGGCCATGGTCGACGACGTGCGCGTCGCGCTGATCAAGCTCGCCGAACGCACCTGCGCCATCCGCGCGGTGAAGCTGGCCGACGATGAGAAGCGCCAGCGTGTCGCCCGCGAAGTCTTCGACATCTACGCGCCGCTGGCCCATCGGCTGGGCATCGGCCATATCAAGTGGGAGCTGGAGGACCTGTCCTTCCGCTACCTCGAACCCGAGCAGTACAAGCAGATCGCCCAGCTCTTGCACGAGCGTCGCCTCGATCGTGAACAGTACATTCAGAACGTCGTGCAGCAACTCAAGGACGAGCTGACCGCGACCGGTATCCAGCCGGACATTGACGGCCGCGCCAAGCACATCTATTCCATCTGGCGCAAGATGCAGAAGAAGGGCCTGCAGTTCAGCCAGATCTACGACGTGCGCGCGGTGCGCGTGCTGGTGCCGGAGGTGCGCGACTGCTACACCGCGCTGGGCATCGTGCATACGCTCTGGCGGCACATTCCCAAAGAATTCGACGACTACATCGCCAACCCCAAGGAGAACGGCTACCGCTCGCTGCACACCGCGGTGATCGGCCCGGAGGGCAAGGTGCTGGAGGTGCAGATCCGCACCCATGCGATGCACGAGGAGGCCGAGCTGGGCGTCTGCGCGCACTGGCGCTACAAGGGCACCGACGTCAATTCCGGCTCCGACCACTACGAGGAGAAGATCGCCTGGTTGCGCCAGGTGCTCGAATGGCACGAGGAACTGGGCGACATCGGCGGCCTGGCCGACCAGCTGCGCGTCGACATCGAGCCGGACCGGGTCTATGTGTTCACCCCGGACGGCCATGCCATCGACCTGCCCAAGGGCGCCACGCCGCTGGACTTCGCCTACCGGGTGCACACCGAGATCGGCCACAACTGCCGCGGCGCCAAGGTCAACGGGCGTATCGTGCCGCTCAACTACAGCCTGCAGACCGGCGAGCAGGTGGAGATCATCACCAGCAAGCACGGCTCGCCGAGCCGCGACTGGCTGAACCCCAACCTGGGCTACATCACCACCTCGCGCTCGCGGGCGAAGATCGTCCACTGGTTCAAGCTGCAGGCGCGCGACCAGAACGTCGCCGCCGGCAAGGCGCTGCTGGAGCGCGAGCTGGGTCGCCTGGACCTGCCGCCGGTGGATTTCGACAAGCTGGCGGAAAAGACCAACCTGAAGAACGCCGAAGACATGTTCGCCGCGCTGGGCGCCGGCGACCTGCGCCTGGCGCATCTGATCAACATGGCGCAGCAACTGGTCGAGCCGGAGCGCGGTTACGACCAGCTGGAATTGATCCCGCGGCGCTCGGCGCCGCACAAGCCGGGCAAGCGCGGCGATGTGCAGATCCAGGGCGTGGGCAACCTGCTGACGCAGATGGCCGGCTGCTGCCAGCCGCTGCCGGGCGACCCCATCGTCGGCTACATCACCCTCGGCCGCGGCGTCAGCATCCATCGCCAGGACTGCCCGTCGGTGCTGCAGTTGGCCGGGCGTGAGCCGGAGCGGATCATCCAGGTCAGCTGGGGTCCGGTGCCGGAGAAGACCTATCCGGTAGAGATCATGATCCGCGCCTACGACCGCGCCGGGCTGTTGCGCGACATCTCGCAGATGCTGCTCAACGAGCGGATCAACGTGCTGTCGATGAACACCCGTTCGAACAAGGAAGACAGCACCGCGCAGATGACGCTGACCATCGAGATCCCCGGGCTGAACGCCCTCGGCCGGCTGCTGAGCCGGATTTCCCAGTTGCCCAACATCATCGAGGCCAAGCGACAGAGGGCGACATAA
- the rlmD gene encoding 23S rRNA (uracil(1939)-C(5))-methyltransferase RlmD: MAKRSGALRFQPSGGERKPQVPVGKKQRLNIERLANDGRGIAFIEGRTWFVEGALPGEEVETRVLAARSQIVEARCERVLQASAQRQVEPCPHARLCGGCNLQHAPVADQLALKQHTLAEQLARVADLQPEVWAEPLVGPAFGYRRRARLAVRWDVKNKCLDIGFRASSSQEIVSIRECPVLVQPLQSLLPALLAALRDLSKPQAIGHVELFSGTAEAVLIRHTAVLPETDVARLRSFATAHGAQLWWQGAGEPEPDDPAATLAYRLDAWDLELAWRPGDFVQVNAPVNEAMVAQALEWLGAGKDEAVLDLFCGLGNFSLPLARSGAQVVGVEGVEAMVTRAQENARRNALAHAHFYRADLSKPLADAPWARKGFAAVMLDPPRDGALEIVRQMSKLKAQRVVYVSCNPATLARDARELASQGFRLKRAGVLDMFPQTAHVEAMALFERG, from the coding sequence ATGGCCAAACGTAGCGGCGCTCTGCGCTTTCAACCCAGCGGCGGCGAGCGCAAGCCGCAAGTGCCGGTCGGCAAGAAGCAGCGCCTGAATATCGAGCGGTTGGCCAATGACGGGCGGGGCATCGCCTTCATCGAGGGGCGCACCTGGTTCGTCGAAGGTGCACTGCCTGGCGAAGAGGTCGAGACGCGCGTGCTGGCCGCGCGCAGCCAGATCGTCGAGGCGCGCTGCGAGCGTGTGCTTCAGGCCAGTGCGCAGCGCCAGGTAGAACCTTGTCCTCATGCCCGTCTGTGTGGCGGCTGCAACCTGCAGCATGCGCCCGTTGCCGATCAGCTTGCATTGAAACAGCACACGCTGGCCGAACAGCTCGCACGGGTGGCCGATCTGCAACCGGAGGTCTGGGCCGAACCGCTGGTGGGGCCGGCCTTCGGCTATCGCCGCCGTGCCCGGCTGGCGGTGCGCTGGGACGTCAAGAACAAGTGCCTGGACATCGGTTTTCGCGCCAGCTCCAGTCAGGAAATCGTCTCCATCCGCGAATGCCCGGTTCTGGTACAGCCTTTGCAATCGCTGCTGCCGGCATTGCTGGCCGCGTTACGTGATCTGAGCAAGCCGCAGGCTATCGGCCACGTCGAGCTTTTCAGCGGCACGGCCGAGGCGGTGCTGATTCGCCACACTGCGGTCCTGCCGGAAACAGACGTAGCACGTCTGCGCAGCTTCGCTACCGCCCATGGAGCGCAGCTCTGGTGGCAGGGTGCAGGCGAGCCTGAGCCGGACGATCCCGCGGCGACGCTGGCTTACCGACTGGATGCCTGGGATCTGGAGCTGGCCTGGCGCCCGGGGGATTTCGTTCAGGTCAACGCGCCGGTCAACGAGGCGATGGTCGCTCAGGCGCTGGAATGGCTGGGCGCTGGCAAGGATGAGGCCGTGCTTGACCTGTTCTGCGGGCTGGGTAATTTCAGCCTGCCGCTGGCGCGCTCGGGCGCTCAAGTGGTGGGTGTCGAGGGTGTCGAGGCGATGGTGACGCGGGCGCAGGAAAATGCCCGGCGCAATGCTCTGGCGCACGCGCACTTTTATCGGGCCGACTTGTCGAAGCCGCTGGCTGACGCCCCCTGGGCGCGCAAGGGTTTTGCCGCGGTGATGCTCGATCCGCCGCGTGACGGCGCGCTGGAAATCGTTCGACAAATGTCGAAGCTGAAAGCGCAGCGCGTGGTCTATGTTTCATGCAATCCCGCCACTCTGGCGCGCGATGCGCGCGAGCTGGCCAGCCAGGGGTTTCGTCTGAAGCGTGCGGGTGTGCTGGACATGTTCCCGCAGACGGCTCACGTCGAGGCCATGGCGTTGTTCGAGCGGGGTTAA
- the cysM gene encoding cysteine synthase CysM: MTTHYPTIADCIGNTPLVRLQRMPGKTSNTILVKLEGNNPAGSVKDRPALSMINRAELRGDIHPGDTLIEATSGNTGIALAMAAAIKGYRMVLIMPDNSTAERKAAMTAYGAELILVSKEEGMEGARDLALKMQAEGRGKVLDQFANGDNPEAHYNSTGPELWRQTHGSITHFISSMGTTGTIMGVSRYLKEQNAAVQIVGLQPMEGAAIPGIRRWPQEYLPKIYQVERVDRVVDMSQAEAEQVMRRLAREEGIFCGVSSGGAVAAALRLSQEVENAVIVAIICDRGDRYLSTGVYDAPN; the protein is encoded by the coding sequence ATGACTACACACTATCCGACCATTGCCGATTGCATCGGCAACACCCCGCTGGTTCGTCTGCAGCGGATGCCGGGTAAGACCAGCAATACCATTCTGGTCAAGCTCGAGGGCAATAATCCGGCCGGTTCGGTCAAGGATCGCCCGGCGCTGTCGATGATCAACCGTGCCGAGCTGCGCGGCGACATCCATCCCGGCGACACGCTGATCGAGGCGACTTCCGGCAACACCGGGATCGCGCTGGCCATGGCGGCGGCGATCAAGGGCTACCGGATGGTCCTGATCATGCCGGACAACTCCACGGCCGAGCGCAAGGCGGCGATGACCGCCTACGGCGCCGAGCTGATTCTGGTGAGCAAGGAAGAGGGCATGGAAGGCGCCCGCGACCTGGCGCTGAAGATGCAGGCCGAGGGCCGCGGCAAGGTGCTCGACCAGTTCGCCAATGGCGACAACCCCGAGGCGCACTACAACAGTACGGGGCCGGAACTCTGGCGGCAGACTCACGGCAGCATCACCCATTTCATCAGCTCCATGGGTACCACCGGGACCATCATGGGCGTCTCGCGCTACCTCAAGGAGCAGAACGCCGCGGTGCAGATCGTCGGCCTGCAGCCGATGGAGGGCGCGGCCATCCCCGGCATCCGTCGCTGGCCGCAGGAATACCTGCCGAAGATCTATCAGGTCGAGCGCGTCGACCGCGTCGTCGACATGTCGCAGGCCGAGGCCGAACAGGTCATGCGCCGTCTGGCCCGTGAAGAAGGCATCTTCTGCGGCGTGTCCTCCGGTGGTGCCGTGGCTGCCGCGCTGCGCCTGTCGCAGGAGGTCGAGAATGCGGTGATCGTGGCGATCATCTGCGACCGTGGCGACCGTTATCTGTCTACCGGCGTGTATGACGCGCCCAATTGA
- a CDS encoding HTH-type transcriptional regulator ArgP — protein sequence MNLDPKQTEAFRTVIRTGSFEQAAQRLHLTPPAISQRVRALESALGSALVVRSRPCRPTETGQRLLQYLKRATLLEADLLADLAERSDAPLVVVAALNADSLGTWFFPALAEVLIRERVLLDLTVEDQDHTYSLLETGLAIGCISTEPKPMRGCTASPLGSMRYRLVASSEFRQKHFANGLTRNAARKAPVVAYTRKDTLQSSFLLRRFGLPEGAYPCHFVPGAEPHFSAIRYGLGYGMVPELLLHDALQTGEVVDLAVDEPLEIALYWHTWKVQSPRMEHLSRQIIEAAPKILARP from the coding sequence ATGAATCTCGATCCGAAGCAGACCGAAGCGTTTCGCACGGTGATCCGTACCGGCAGCTTCGAACAGGCTGCGCAGCGCCTGCACCTGACGCCACCGGCGATTTCACAGCGGGTACGCGCACTGGAGAGTGCGCTGGGCAGCGCGCTGGTCGTGCGCAGCCGGCCCTGCCGACCCACCGAAACCGGACAGCGCCTGCTGCAGTACCTCAAACGCGCCACCTTGCTCGAGGCCGATCTGCTGGCGGACCTCGCCGAGCGTAGCGATGCGCCGCTGGTCGTGGTCGCGGCACTCAATGCCGACAGCCTGGGGACCTGGTTCTTTCCAGCGCTGGCCGAGGTGCTGATCCGCGAGCGGGTTTTGCTCGATCTCACCGTCGAGGACCAGGATCACACCTACAGCCTGCTGGAGACGGGGCTGGCGATCGGTTGCATCAGCACCGAGCCCAAGCCGATGCGTGGCTGCACGGCCAGCCCGCTGGGCAGCATGCGCTACCGACTGGTGGCATCCAGCGAATTCCGGCAGAAGCACTTTGCCAACGGACTGACCCGCAACGCGGCGCGCAAGGCGCCGGTGGTCGCCTACACGCGCAAGGACACCCTGCAGTCGTCGTTCCTGCTGCGCCGCTTCGGGCTGCCGGAAGGCGCCTATCCCTGTCATTTCGTCCCCGGTGCCGAACCGCATTTCAGTGCGATTCGCTACGGGCTGGGGTACGGAATGGTGCCGGAACTGTTGCTGCATGATGCGTTGCAGACTGGCGAGGTGGTCGATCTGGCGGTCGACGAACCGCTGGAAATTGCCCTGTACTGGCACACTTGGAAGGTGCAATCGCCGCGTATGGAGCACCTTTCGCGGCAGATCATCGAGGCAGCGCCGAAGATCCTCGCGCGGCCATGA
- a CDS encoding trimeric intracellular cation channel family protein, with protein sequence MELLHTIYLIAITAEAMSGAIMGMRRGMDLFGICLLGTVTALGGGTARDVLLGHYPVGWIAHPEYLTFTIGAAIVTGFIARHLHHLRMVFLLVDGLGLVAFTVIGCDVAMGMGAHPSIVVLAGVITGIFGGLMRDVLCNQVPMVLQRELYATVALFTGVFYVGMLWLEINTTLATLAALGSGFLFRVLAMTFHWKLPDFNGKEIRGLD encoded by the coding sequence GTGGAACTGCTGCACACCATCTACCTGATCGCCATCACGGCCGAAGCCATGTCCGGCGCCATCATGGGCATGCGCCGCGGCATGGACCTGTTCGGCATCTGCCTGCTCGGCACCGTGACGGCGCTGGGTGGCGGCACCGCGCGGGATGTGCTGCTCGGCCATTATCCGGTCGGCTGGATCGCCCATCCGGAGTACCTCACCTTCACCATCGGCGCGGCCATCGTCACCGGCTTCATCGCCCGCCACCTGCATCATCTGCGCATGGTCTTCCTGCTGGTGGATGGCCTCGGCCTGGTGGCGTTCACCGTGATCGGCTGCGATGTGGCGATGGGCATGGGCGCGCACCCGTCCATAGTCGTACTGGCCGGCGTGATCACCGGCATCTTCGGCGGCCTGATGCGCGACGTGTTGTGCAACCAGGTGCCGATGGTGCTGCAGCGCGAGCTGTACGCCACCGTGGCGCTGTTCACCGGGGTGTTCTACGTCGGCATGCTGTGGCTGGAGATCAATACCACGCTGGCCACCCTGGCAGCGCTGGGCAGCGGTTTCCTGTTCCGCGTACTGGCGATGACCTTCCACTGGAAACTGCCGGACTTCAACGGTAAGGAAATCCGCGGCCTCGACTGA
- a CDS encoding response regulator codes for MLKDLGIRGRVLMLTLLPSTLLAVVLGAYFTWMQLSEMRHQLDERGQLIAEQLAPLAAPAMNLGYDKRLQRILTQVLDQADVRAVTILDPERVQRVHAGPRMLTPPPPGDPESLTRVSSMDHTRILMPVLSRHLNLADEPHGPDEKLIGWLELELSHHNTLLRGYRSLLTSLFLVGAGLIITALLALRMSRAISLPLQRVKGAVAQLKDGHLETRLPPLGSHEMDELASGINRMAEALLSAREELQQSIDQATEDVQQNLETIEIQNIELDLARKEALEASRIKSEFLANMSHEIRTPLNGILGFTQLLQKSDLTPRQQDYLGTIEQSADSLLGIINEILDFSKIEAGKLVLDSVPFNLRDLIEDTLTILAPAAHTKQLELVSLVYRDTPLSLLGDPLRLKQVLTNLISNAIKFTNEGTIAVRAMVEDDNADRAQLRISVQDTGIGLTDQDLRALFQAFSQADNSMSRQPGGTGLGLVISKRLIEQMGGEIGVDSIPDEGSEFWISLSLPKARDDIEDLPHPALQGRRIALLEQHPLARQALQHQLESLGLEVHTFDTLDQMQETIDAQRQSSQLIDLAVLGVTGREIEPDALSRRLMEIEALGCKCVVLCPTTEQGHYHDALPEAHSYTQLQGKPACTRKLQRVLVALVRPNQSYPEPTATAPDRAARVLCVDDNPANLLLVKTLLGDMGAEVVAVDNGPAALEAVKQHAFDLVLMDVQMPGMDGRQTTEAIRHWEHTSNSSPLPIIALTAHALANEKRSLLQSGMDDYLTKPISDRQLAQVVLKWTGLALRSQPQRALEPPKQAEPSLKVLDEEEGLRLAAGKADLADDMLGMLLQSLEGDRRTIREARQAGDRQALIERVHRLHGATRYCGVPQLRNACQQSETLLKQNHPDSEAALDELDAAIGRLEQQIQVDG; via the coding sequence GTGCTGAAAGACCTAGGAATTCGTGGCCGCGTGCTGATGCTGACGCTGCTGCCCAGCACCCTGCTGGCGGTGGTGCTCGGTGCCTACTTCACCTGGATGCAGCTGTCCGAGATGCGTCACCAGCTCGACGAGCGCGGCCAGCTGATCGCCGAGCAGCTGGCGCCACTGGCCGCGCCCGCCATGAATCTGGGCTACGACAAACGCCTGCAGCGCATCCTGACTCAGGTGCTGGATCAGGCCGACGTCCGCGCCGTGACCATCCTCGATCCCGAACGCGTCCAGCGCGTACATGCCGGCCCGCGCATGTTGACCCCGCCTCCGCCAGGCGACCCGGAGAGCCTGACCCGCGTCAGCAGCATGGACCACACGCGCATCCTCATGCCGGTGCTCAGCCGTCACCTCAACCTCGCCGACGAACCCCATGGGCCGGACGAAAAGCTGATCGGCTGGCTGGAACTGGAACTGTCGCACCACAACACGCTGCTGCGTGGCTATCGCAGCCTGCTGACCAGCCTGTTTCTGGTCGGTGCCGGGCTGATCATCACCGCCCTGCTGGCCCTGCGCATGAGCCGCGCCATCAGCCTGCCGCTGCAGCGTGTCAAAGGCGCCGTCGCGCAGCTCAAGGACGGCCACCTGGAAACACGCCTGCCACCACTGGGCAGTCACGAGATGGACGAACTCGCGTCCGGCATCAACCGCATGGCCGAGGCGCTGCTCAGCGCCCGTGAGGAACTGCAGCAGAGCATCGACCAAGCCACCGAGGACGTACAGCAGAACCTGGAAACCATCGAGATCCAGAACATCGAATTGGACCTGGCGCGCAAGGAGGCCCTGGAGGCCAGCCGGATCAAGTCCGAATTCCTCGCCAACATGAGCCACGAGATCCGTACGCCATTGAACGGCATCCTCGGCTTCACCCAGCTACTGCAGAAAAGCGACCTCACCCCGCGTCAGCAGGACTACCTGGGTACCATCGAGCAGTCCGCCGACAGCCTGCTCGGGATCATCAACGAGATCCTCGACTTCTCCAAGATCGAGGCCGGCAAGCTGGTGCTCGACAGCGTTCCCTTCAATCTGCGCGATCTGATCGAGGACACCCTGACCATCCTCGCCCCGGCTGCACACACCAAGCAGCTGGAGCTGGTCAGCCTGGTCTATCGCGACACGCCGCTGTCGCTGCTGGGCGATCCGCTGCGCCTCAAGCAGGTGCTGACCAATCTGATCAGCAACGCCATCAAGTTCACCAACGAAGGCACCATCGCCGTGCGCGCCATGGTCGAGGACGACAACGCCGATCGCGCCCAGCTGCGCATCAGCGTGCAGGACACCGGCATCGGCCTGACCGATCAGGACCTGCGCGCCCTGTTCCAGGCCTTCAGCCAGGCGGACAACTCCATGTCGCGCCAGCCAGGCGGCACCGGTCTCGGCCTGGTCATCTCCAAGCGCCTGATCGAACAGATGGGCGGCGAGATCGGTGTCGACAGCATCCCCGACGAAGGCTCCGAGTTCTGGATCAGCCTCAGCCTGCCGAAAGCGCGGGACGACATCGAAGACCTGCCGCATCCTGCCTTGCAGGGCCGGCGGATCGCATTGCTGGAGCAGCACCCGCTGGCCCGTCAGGCCTTGCAGCATCAGCTGGAAAGCCTCGGCCTCGAAGTGCATACCTTCGATACGCTTGATCAGATGCAGGAAACCATCGACGCTCAACGCCAGAGCAGCCAGCTGATCGACCTCGCCGTGCTCGGCGTCACCGGCCGCGAAATCGAACCGGACGCCCTCAGCCGACGCCTGATGGAAATCGAGGCGCTCGGCTGCAAATGCGTGGTGCTTTGCCCGACCACCGAGCAGGGCCACTACCACGACGCCCTCCCGGAAGCCCACAGCTATACCCAGCTGCAGGGCAAACCCGCCTGCACGCGCAAGCTGCAACGCGTACTGGTGGCGCTGGTACGCCCCAACCAAAGCTACCCGGAACCCACCGCGACGGCACCCGACCGTGCGGCGCGCGTGCTCTGCGTGGATGACAATCCGGCCAACCTGCTGCTGGTGAAAACCCTGCTCGGCGATATGGGCGCCGAAGTCGTTGCGGTGGATAACGGCCCGGCCGCGCTGGAAGCGGTCAAGCAGCATGCCTTCGACCTGGTCCTGATGGACGTGCAAATGCCCGGCATGGACGGCCGGCAAACCACCGAAGCCATCCGTCACTGGGAGCACACCAGCAATAGTTCGCCGCTGCCGATCATCGCGCTCACCGCCCATGCGCTGGCGAACGAGAAACGCTCGCTGCTACAGAGCGGCATGGACGACTACCTGACCAAGCCGATCAGCGACCGGCAGCTGGCCCAGGTGGTGTTGAAGTGGACCGGCCTGGCCCTGCGCAGCCAGCCGCAGCGCGCGCTGGAGCCGCCGAAACAGGCTGAACCGAGCCTGAAAGTGCTGGATGAGGAAGAAGGCCTGCGCCTGGCGGCAGGCAAGGCCGATCTCGCCGATGACATGCTCGGCATGCTGCTGCAGTCACTGGAAGGCGACCGCCGAACCATTCGCGAAGCCCGCCAGGCAGGTGATCGCCAGGCGCTGATCGAGCGCGTGCACCGCCTGCATGGCGCCACCCGCTATTGCGGCGTGCCGCAGCTGCGCAATGCCTGCCAGCAGAGCGAGACGCTGCTCAAGCAGAACCATCCGGACAGCGAGGCCGCGCTCGACGAGCTGGACGCCGCCATCGGCCGACTGGAGCAGCAAATCCAGGTCGACGGCTGA